A window of the Diabrotica undecimpunctata isolate CICGRU chromosome 1, icDiaUnde3, whole genome shotgun sequence genome harbors these coding sequences:
- the LOC140432471 gene encoding protein brambleberry-like: MKIVNHVYCLYLVLFLQGHVIFGNWIKDIGTFLSFKQEHPENNENLEIYQQKIPYEISSTDENFLKEAAKLTDLVLSELDSCQHRVILKLKSDCDKLNDEQLAKMAVHLLNCQSWVEGRPIYACTDEMSIKDCTISMDSDTWTSYHLMSNRARAVCYSIRQSQFRGLAEHTVNRLMEAAKNQLKNLGEITNTQQGLKDITEKTYYTLKEGHRNLFEQQDDLKKAQFVGQLAIEDNIKRLSDEKRLIRETHDNLVIMTRAVQEKLETSLNQLQDQTDESKINHRELLNDLLIIQEKTKDIFEKIEKSSSLLIKQNEDFNRQYRSTFKSLQEMNKTVSDLVVLVKGTWLSLEERLTWIVAALGGTDTAIDRIYIIIWHCAFMLIAMLTCAFLAARSSTRFVVALLPPLNLAVALHGQYQYLDVLSLVVAIGSFVVAQILIIWACTLKPTIVGAIAWKKDSKKSRSPTPAPVKTSYNADLLKETHRRNISKNDDDDYEDENTDTFQDYNMTPPASRNGDYLPRSASRSRSRTPLFNTSLRANCTATTRAGTPCKLTTLPGRDLCYRHLGGSSVAG, encoded by the exons ATGAAGATCGTTAATCACGTTTACTGCTTATATCTAGTTCTATTTTTACAAGGACACGTAATTTTTGGGAATTGGATTAAAGACATTGGAACATTTCTGAGTTTTAAGCAGGAACACCCAGAAAACAATGAAAATCTTGAAATTTATCAACAGAAAATACCTTACGAAATATCATCGACTGACGAAAACTTCTTGAAGGAAGCTGCAAAACTAACTGATCTTGTTTTGTCTGAGCTTGACTCCTGTCAACATAgg gtaattttgaaattaaaatctGATTGCGATAAACTAAATGATGAGCAGTTAGCAAAAATGGCAGTACATCTATTAAATTGTCAGTCTTGGGTTGAAGGAAGACCTATATATGCTTGTACAGATGAAATGTCTATCAAAGATTGTACAATATCTATGGACTCTGACACTTGGACAAGCTATCACCTAATGAGCAATAGAGCAAGAGCAGTTTGTTATTCTATAAGACAGAGTCAGTTCCGAGGTTTGGCAGAACATACTGTGAATCGACTAATGGAGGCAGctaaaaatcaattaaaaaatcTAGGAGAGATTACAAATACACAGCAAGGTTTAAAAGACATTACAGAAAAAACCTACTATACTCTTAAAGAAGGCCACAGAAACTTGTTTGAACAGCAGGATGATTTGAAAAAAGCACAGTTTGTGGGACAACTGGCTATTGAGGATAATATTAAAAGATTATCTGATGAAAAAAGACTGATCAGAGAGACCCACGACAACTTAGTTATAATGACAAGAGCAGTACAAGAGAAATTAGAAACTTCTTTAAACCAATTACAGGATCAGACTGATGAAAGTAAAATTAATCATAGAGAGTTACTTAATGATTTGCTTATTATTCAAGAAAAAACTAAAGATATCTTCGAAAAAATAG aaaaatcttcatcattattaattaaacaaaatgAAGACTTCAACCGGCAATACAGATCAACATTTAAAAGCCTTCAAGAAATGAACAAAACAGTTAGTGATTTGGTTGTACTAGTCAAAGGAACTTGGTTATCTTTAGAAGAAAGACTTACATGGATAGTAGCGGCATTAGGTGGAACAGATACAGCTATAGATAGAATATATATTATCATATGGCACTGTGCATTTATGTTAATCGCCATGTTAACATGCGCCTTTTTGGCAGCTAGGTCTAGCACAAGGTTTGTAGTAGCGTTGCTACCGCCATTAAACCTTGCAGTAGCTTTACATGGTCAGTACCAATATTTAGATGTTTTAAGTTTGGTTGTTGCGATTGGATCATTTGTAGTAG ctcaaattttaataatatgGGCGTGTACACTGAAACCAACCATAGTTGGAGCTATTGCTTGGAAAAAGGATTCCAAAAAAAGTAGATCACCAACCCCAGCGCCAGTAAAAACTTCGTATAATGCTGATCTTCTTAAAGAAACGCATCGACGTAATATATCGAagaatgatgatgacgattatgaagATGAAAACACAGATACTTTCCAAGATTATAATATGACACCTCCAGCTTCTAGAAATGGCGACTACTTGCCTCGATCGGCATCTAGAAGTAGAAGTCGAACTCCATTGTTTAATACTAGTTTGAGGGCTAACTGCACGGCGACAACCAGGGCAGGTACTCCATGCAAACTGACAACTCTTCCGGGACGTGACTTATGTTATAGACATCTAGGAGGTAGTTCAGTAGCTGGATAG